GCCTGTCACCTGCTACATCGGTTTTGACCCGACCGCATCCAGCCTTCAGGTGGGAAACCTGGTTCAGATCATGTCGCTCGTCCACATGCAGCGGCTGGGACACCGGCCGATCGCTCTGGTGGGAGGGGGAACAGGCCTGGTGGGAGACCCGAGCGGCAAGACAGAAACGAGGCGGATCCTAACCAGAGAGGTGATCGATCAAAACGCCGAATCCTTCAAGCTGCAGCTTTCCCGGTATCTGGATTTCTCCCGCGGGAGGGCTTTGCTTCTCAACAACGCGGACTGGCTGGTAAAGCTCTACTACATCGAGTTTCTCCGTGATTTCGGCGTCCATTTCAGTGTAAACCGGATGCTCAGTTATGAATCGATCAAGCGCGGGCTGGAAAGGGGGCTCTCCTTTCTCGAATTCAACTATCAGTGCCTGCAGGCCTATGACTTCTGGTATCAGTTCAAACATTACGGGTGTGTGCTCCAGATGGGGGGGAGTGACCAATGGGGCAACATCGTAGCCGGAATCGATCTGATTCGACGCCTCGAAGGAGAGCAGGCTTACGGGATCACCACCCCTCTCATAGAGACAGCCGGTGGCAAGAAGATGGGGAAGACCGAAAGCGGAACGATCTGGCTGGACGGGGAAAGGACGAGTCCCTACGAGTACTACCAGTTCTGGATCAACATCGATGACCGGGATGTGGAGCGTTTTCTCGGGCTTTTCACGTTACTGCCGATGGAGGAGGTTCGGGGGATAGGGGAGGCAGGGGAGAGCCGGCTCAGGACCGCCAAGACGGTACTCGCATTCGAGGCAACAAGAATGGCCCACGGGCTGGATCAGTCAGTCATGGCTTGGAAATCGGCGATTGCGGCTTTTGGGAGGAGGGATCTGGACCCTGCGGTCCTTCCCTCCAGTGGGCTTCACCGCGTCTCCGAGGAATATTCGGGGGTCGCCCTCGACGTCAAATCAAAAGATACCGCGATTCCAACGACCTTTGTAAAGAAGGAGTCTCTGGATCATGGGATTCCGGCTTTTGAGTTGTTCCAGATGGTGGGGCTCTGTCGATCGAGTAGCGAAGCCAGGAGGCTGATCGCGCAGGGAGGGGGGTACGTGAACCAGAAGAGGATCGAGGATTTCGGCCAAA
The window above is part of the Deltaproteobacteria bacterium genome. Proteins encoded here:
- a CDS encoding tyrosine--tRNA ligase, encoding MTNALDVLIERGFVEKTTDDAALRRVLERPVTCYIGFDPTASSLQVGNLVQIMSLVHMQRLGHRPIALVGGGTGLVGDPSGKTETRRILTREVIDQNAESFKLQLSRYLDFSRGRALLLNNADWLVKLYYIEFLRDFGVHFSVNRMLSYESIKRGLERGLSFLEFNYQCLQAYDFWYQFKHYGCVLQMGGSDQWGNIVAGIDLIRRLEGEQAYGITTPLIETAGGKKMGKTESGTIWLDGERTSPYEYYQFWINIDDRDVERFLGLFTLLPMEEVRGIGEAGESRLRTAKTVLAFEATRMAHGLDQSVMAWKSAIAAFGRRDLDPAVLPSSGLHRVSEEYSGVALDVKSKDTAIPTTFVKKESLDHGIPAFELFQMVGLCRSSSEARRLIAQGGGYVNQKRIEDFGQTISSNDLEDGVLIVKAGKKRVHRIRVE